A portion of the Polaribacter cellanae genome contains these proteins:
- a CDS encoding NmrA family NAD(P)-binding protein: MKRILITGATGNIGIEVVHYLAKLNNESEIILAVRNIKSAEKKFASILNLSFRLFDFEKQNSFDTAFKNIDILFLLRPPQISKVDVYFKPLLESARNNKIEKIVFLSVQGAEKSKVIPHNKIEHLIKLIGFEYIFVRPSYFMQNLTTTLLPELQKTQTITLPSGNAKFNWIDVKNIGEITADLINSFENYKNKAYEITGTENKNFQEVSKLLSDTLGAKFKFKSINPIRFYFKKRKEGVANGFAIVMTILHFLPRLQKKPKISENFTKITGKKPTTLKEFIVREKETFTKFL; the protein is encoded by the coding sequence ATGAAAAGAATACTCATTACAGGAGCAACAGGAAATATTGGAATAGAAGTTGTCCATTATTTAGCCAAATTAAATAACGAATCTGAAATAATTCTTGCTGTTCGAAATATAAAAAGTGCCGAAAAAAAATTTGCTTCTATTTTAAATTTATCATTTAGATTATTTGATTTTGAAAAGCAAAACTCTTTCGACACAGCATTTAAAAATATCGATATTCTTTTCTTACTTAGACCACCTCAAATTTCTAAAGTTGATGTGTATTTTAAACCACTTTTAGAATCTGCAAGAAACAATAAAATAGAGAAAATAGTATTTCTTTCTGTGCAAGGTGCAGAGAAAAGCAAAGTAATTCCTCATAATAAAATAGAGCATTTAATAAAGTTAATTGGATTTGAATATATTTTTGTGCGTCCAAGTTATTTTATGCAAAACTTAACTACCACATTATTGCCCGAATTACAAAAAACACAAACGATTACATTACCTTCTGGAAATGCAAAATTTAATTGGATAGATGTAAAAAATATTGGAGAAATAACAGCAGATCTTATTAATTCTTTCGAAAATTATAAAAACAAAGCCTATGAAATTACAGGAACAGAAAATAAAAATTTTCAGGAAGTTTCTAAATTATTGAGCGATACTTTAGGAGCTAAATTCAAATTTAAAAGTATAAACCCTATTCGTTTTTATTTTAAAAAGAGAAAAGAAGGAGTGGCAAATGGATTTGCTATTGTAATGACAATTTTACACTTTTTACCAAGACTCCAAAAAAAACCAAAAATTTCGGAAAATTTCACTAAAATTACAGGAAAAAAACCAACCACATTAAAAGAGTTTATTGTTAGAGAAAAAGAAACATTTACAAAATTTTTATAA
- the htpG gene encoding molecular chaperone HtpG: MAKGNINVAVENIFPLIKKFLYSDHEIFLRELISNGTDATTKLKHLISIGEAKTELGDAKIEISIDKDAKTLTIKDQGLGMTMDEVEKYINQIAFSGAEEFLEKYKDDKNDTGVIGHFGLGFYSAFMVAEKVEIFTKSFKDEPAAHWSCDGSPEYTLVEHDKKDRGTEIVLHIADDSTEFLEKSKIEGLLNKYNRFNQVPIKFGTKKINDPNFKPKTTKDKDGKETTEPHKQIEVDNIINNTNPAWTKAPADLNDEDYANFYRELYPMQFEESLFHIHLNVDYPFNLTGILFFPKLSQNLDMQKDKIQLYQNQVFVTDNVEGIVPDFLQMLKGVIDSPDIPLNVSRSYLQADGAVKKISGYITKKVADKLTSLFKKDRADFEKKWNDIKVIIEYGMLSEDKFFDKAKKFALYPTVADSYFTFDELIEKTKDSQVDKDGNHVILYTSNKDAQHSYIQNATAKGYEVLLLDSPIISHLMQKLEGGDAKIKFARVDADHVDNLIKKDDNVISKLSDEEKEKLKPIIEAAVPKETYTVQLEAMDSDASAFMITVPEFMRRMKEMQASGGGGMMGMGNFPDMYNLVVNTNSPLVSEILNTKTEKKQQRLISQAFDLAKLSQNLLHGEELTNFIKRSYELIK; the protein is encoded by the coding sequence ATGGCAAAAGGAAACATTAATGTAGCAGTAGAGAATATTTTTCCACTGATTAAAAAGTTCTTGTATTCTGATCACGAAATCTTTTTACGTGAATTAATTTCAAACGGAACAGATGCAACCACAAAATTAAAACACCTAATTTCTATTGGTGAAGCAAAAACTGAATTGGGTGATGCTAAAATTGAAATTAGCATAGATAAAGATGCAAAAACGTTAACTATTAAAGATCAAGGTTTAGGAATGACGATGGATGAAGTTGAGAAATACATCAACCAAATTGCATTTTCTGGTGCTGAAGAATTTTTAGAAAAATATAAAGACGATAAAAACGATACTGGTGTTATAGGGCATTTTGGTCTTGGTTTTTACTCGGCTTTTATGGTGGCAGAAAAAGTGGAAATTTTTACAAAATCGTTTAAAGACGAACCTGCTGCACATTGGTCTTGTGACGGTTCTCCAGAATACACCTTAGTTGAGCACGATAAAAAAGACAGAGGAACAGAAATCGTTTTACATATTGCAGACGACTCTACTGAATTTTTAGAAAAAAGCAAGATTGAAGGTTTATTAAATAAATACAATCGTTTTAACCAAGTGCCAATTAAATTTGGAACGAAAAAAATAAACGATCCTAATTTTAAGCCAAAAACAACAAAAGATAAAGACGGAAAAGAAACTACAGAGCCTCACAAACAAATTGAGGTAGATAATATTATCAACAACACAAATCCTGCTTGGACAAAAGCGCCTGCAGACTTGAATGATGAAGATTATGCAAATTTCTACAGAGAATTGTATCCAATGCAGTTTGAAGAATCTTTATTTCACATTCATTTAAATGTAGATTATCCTTTTAACTTAACAGGAATTTTATTTTTCCCTAAGTTGTCTCAAAACTTAGATATGCAAAAAGATAAAATTCAGTTATATCAAAATCAAGTTTTTGTAACTGATAATGTAGAAGGAATTGTGCCCGACTTTTTACAGATGTTAAAAGGGGTTATCGATTCTCCAGACATTCCATTAAACGTTTCTCGTTCTTATTTACAAGCAGATGGAGCTGTAAAGAAAATCTCTGGATATATTACTAAAAAGGTTGCAGATAAATTAACATCATTATTCAAAAAAGATCGTGCAGATTTCGAGAAAAAATGGAACGATATTAAAGTAATTATCGAATATGGAATGTTGTCTGAAGATAAATTCTTCGACAAAGCCAAAAAATTTGCTTTATACCCAACTGTGGCAGATTCTTATTTTACGTTTGATGAATTGATCGAAAAAACGAAAGATTCTCAAGTTGATAAAGACGGAAATCACGTTATTTTATATACTTCAAACAAAGATGCTCAACACAGTTATATTCAAAATGCAACAGCAAAAGGATATGAAGTATTGTTATTAGATTCGCCAATTATTTCGCATTTAATGCAGAAATTAGAAGGAGGAGATGCAAAAATAAAATTTGCAAGAGTAGATGCAGATCACGTAGATAATTTAATTAAGAAAGACGACAACGTAATCTCTAAATTATCGGACGAAGAAAAAGAAAAATTAAAGCCAATTATTGAGGCTGCAGTTCCTAAGGAAACGTACACTGTTCAATTAGAAGCTATGGATTCTGATGCTTCTGCTTTTATGATTACTGTGCCAGAGTTTATGCGTAGAATGAAAGAAATGCAAGCTTCTGGTGGTGGAGGAATGATGGGAATGGGTAATTTCCCAGACATGTACAACTTGGTTGTAAACACCAACAGTCCGTTAGTTTCTGAAATTTTAAACACAAAAACAGAAAAGAAACAACAACGTTTAATTTCGCAAGCTTTCGATTTAGCAAAATTATCTCAAAACCTTTTACATGGTGAAGAGTTAACAAACTTTATTAAACGTTCTTACGAATTGATAAAATAA
- a CDS encoding 3-oxoacyl-ACP synthase III family protein, which produces MYNSKITGLGYYVPENVVTNNDLKEFMETSDEWIQERTGIKERRWIDPKTGDTTAVMGAKAAKIAIERAGLTKDDIDFIVFATLSPDMYFPGGGVQVQDLLDMPTIGALDVRNQCSGFIYAMSVADQFIKTGMYKNILVIGAENHSGGLEKSTRGRGVTVIFGDGAGAAVLSRTEEKGKGILSSHLHSEGKHAKELVLEGPSTQRWVPEIMENNDPNDTSYYPYMNGQFVFKHAIGRFSEAIVEGLEANNLQKEDIDMLIPHQANLRIAQFIQKKFQLSDDNVYNNIMKYGNTTAASVIIALTEAWEKGKIKDNDLVVLAAFGSGFTWGSVIIRW; this is translated from the coding sequence ATGTATAACTCAAAAATAACCGGTCTTGGCTATTATGTTCCAGAAAACGTTGTTACAAATAACGATTTAAAGGAATTCATGGAAACTTCCGACGAATGGATTCAAGAAAGAACAGGAATTAAGGAAAGACGTTGGATAGATCCAAAAACTGGAGATACCACTGCAGTTATGGGTGCAAAAGCGGCTAAAATTGCGATTGAAAGAGCTGGTTTAACAAAAGACGATATCGATTTTATTGTCTTTGCCACTTTGAGTCCAGATATGTATTTTCCTGGAGGTGGAGTACAAGTGCAAGACCTGTTAGATATGCCAACAATTGGTGCTTTAGATGTGCGTAACCAATGTTCTGGTTTTATTTATGCAATGTCTGTTGCAGACCAATTTATAAAAACAGGAATGTATAAAAACATTTTGGTAATTGGTGCCGAAAATCATTCTGGTGGATTAGAAAAATCGACAAGAGGAAGAGGTGTAACCGTTATTTTTGGAGATGGAGCAGGAGCTGCAGTGTTATCGAGAACTGAAGAAAAAGGGAAAGGAATTTTATCTTCTCATTTACATTCGGAAGGAAAACATGCAAAAGAATTGGTTTTAGAAGGCCCTTCAACTCAAAGATGGGTGCCAGAAATTATGGAAAATAATGATCCTAATGATACTTCTTACTATCCTTATATGAATGGACAATTTGTATTTAAACATGCCATTGGTCGTTTTTCTGAGGCAATTGTAGAAGGTTTAGAAGCCAATAATTTGCAGAAAGAAGATATAGATATGTTAATTCCACATCAAGCAAATTTACGTATTGCACAATTTATTCAGAAGAAATTTCAACTTTCAGATGATAACGTGTATAACAATATTATGAAATATGGAAACACCACAGCTGCATCTGTAATTATTGCATTAACAGAAGCATGGGAAAAAGGCAAAATTAAAGACAACGATTTGGTTGTATTAGCCGCTTTTGGAAGTGGTTTTACTTGGGGAAGCGTAATTATTCGTTGGTAA
- a CDS encoding sulfatase: MEIKKMKVTYYILVILFLVTSCTTPKEEKKPPNIIIFLVDDMGLMDTSVPFLTDENGNPKKYPLNKYYRTPNMEKLAKQGIRFSNFYAHSVCSPSRTSILTGQNSARHGVTNWINSENNNKTKFGPKDWNWKGLTKESVTLPRVLQKAGYKTIHVGKAHFGPFNSDGEDPLNLGFDVNIAGSSIGHPGSYYGKDGFGHIAGQKSRAVPDLEKYHGKDIFLTEALTLEANSAISQAKKEGKPFFLNMAHYAVHAPFQSDPRFADHYKDSDKSNKAQAYATLVEGIDKSLGDIIQHVKDLGLGENTLILFLGDNGSDAPLPIKNDYSSSSPLKGKKGNHWEGGMRVPFIASWVTPNKNKTIQGKLPIEQNGVQEQIGTILDFFPTLSRIANVKIPKNIILDGFNLKEQFSGKQNQKRNEEFLNHFPHGIHRSDYFTSFVKADWKVVYHYPVVKDQPKYELFNLKQDPFETENLAEKNPEKLKEMMVTLVKKMKDVDAKYPEKDGEILELIVPE; encoded by the coding sequence ATGGAGATTAAAAAGATGAAAGTTACATATTACATATTGGTAATTTTGTTTTTAGTAACTTCGTGTACTACTCCAAAAGAAGAAAAAAAACCTCCAAATATTATCATTTTTTTAGTAGATGATATGGGGTTAATGGATACTTCTGTTCCTTTTTTAACAGATGAAAATGGAAACCCTAAAAAATACCCATTGAATAAGTATTACAGAACTCCCAATATGGAAAAATTGGCAAAACAAGGAATACGTTTTTCAAATTTTTATGCCCATTCCGTTTGTTCGCCTTCAAGAACTTCTATTTTAACTGGACAAAATTCTGCAAGACATGGAGTTACCAATTGGATAAATTCCGAAAATAATAACAAAACTAAATTCGGCCCTAAAGATTGGAATTGGAAAGGATTAACCAAAGAATCTGTAACATTGCCAAGAGTTTTACAAAAAGCTGGTTACAAAACCATTCATGTTGGAAAAGCGCATTTTGGACCATTTAATAGCGATGGAGAAGACCCTTTAAATTTAGGTTTCGATGTAAATATCGCTGGAAGTTCTATTGGGCATCCAGGAAGTTACTATGGAAAAGATGGTTTTGGACATATTGCTGGTCAAAAATCGAGAGCAGTACCCGATCTAGAAAAATACCATGGTAAAGATATTTTTTTAACAGAAGCTTTAACTTTAGAAGCAAATTCCGCGATTTCTCAAGCCAAAAAAGAAGGAAAACCTTTCTTTTTAAATATGGCACACTATGCTGTTCATGCACCTTTTCAATCAGACCCACGTTTTGCAGATCATTATAAAGATTCAGATAAATCTAATAAAGCTCAGGCTTACGCTACCTTGGTGGAAGGTATCGATAAATCTTTAGGAGATATTATACAACACGTAAAAGATTTAGGCTTGGGAGAAAATACGTTGATATTATTTTTAGGAGACAATGGTTCTGACGCTCCTTTACCAATTAAAAACGATTACAGCAGTTCTTCTCCATTAAAAGGAAAAAAAGGAAATCATTGGGAAGGTGGAATGCGAGTTCCTTTTATTGCATCTTGGGTAACTCCTAATAAAAACAAAACTATACAAGGGAAATTACCAATTGAACAAAATGGAGTTCAAGAACAAATAGGTACAATTTTAGATTTTTTTCCAACATTATCTCGAATTGCGAATGTAAAAATTCCTAAAAATATTATTTTAGATGGCTTTAATTTGAAAGAGCAATTTAGTGGAAAACAAAACCAAAAACGTAACGAAGAATTTCTAAACCATTTTCCACATGGAATACATCGCTCGGATTATTTTACGAGTTTTGTAAAAGCCGACTGGAAAGTTGTGTATCATTATCCTGTTGTTAAAGACCAACCTAAATACGAACTTTTCAATTTAAAGCAAGACCCTTTCGAAACTGAAAATTTAGCTGAAAAAAATCCTGAAAAATTAAAGGAAATGATGGTTACTTTAGTTAAGAAAATGAAAGATGTAGATGCAAAATATCCTGAAAAAGATGGGGAGATTTTGGAATTAATTGTTCCTGAATAA
- a CDS encoding outer membrane beta-barrel family protein, whose product MKKRIAFLLLFCSLTIFSQKNNTKLGVGILSGKILDSKTKQPLPYVNIICKNLKQEIISGGISNKKGEFIIKKLPLDSLFIGIQFIGYKSIEKKIKLSKESSIFNLNTIFLEEDTTLLKEIEVVSETSSMIQKIDRKVFNVGKDLASAGTNSLQMLENIPSVQVDYQSGNINLRGNQNVRVLIDGKPSNLPAAQLLKQLPSSAVKSVEIITNPSAKYSPEGMSGIINFVLKKNVTTGFNGSFSAGIEHSINTRPTASLDLNYRSGKFNFYGSYYLDWGNFETFSNFERLDKSLNQDINFLDNTTSHYIKSGVDYYINKKNTLSFYITKSIADTDFYVNTRTLLNNNLIFDAKNISVFHTQETAYNLDYKIDFNDKGENLELEINYSKNTNPQEDTNREFINPNSKVYNYTNAIKNNNDIFLVNLDYTKPIKNGTLELGLETRIQNAFNKIITNQEVETNGNPPTKPRGNSNFTYDRDLYSAYINMNKEYEKLSFQAGLRFEQFKVDGLFSNTTQTNLEPYSDEIFSIYPSAFVTYASSDKHQFQIGYSRRVDRPGIDQITPIQEWNTPLSISVGNRNLKPQFTNSFEFNYTNSFKKGYFTMGTFYRETKDIIGRIFDIDNTNVDRQLLSYTNYNTSKSYGFEFASSIRMTNWWMLRPSFNSYIQENQGLVNSNFIQVENVLTTARISNSFKASKKLRFQLSSSYRGTYKNVLVKVKPYLLVNASARYSILKGKGSLSLRATDIFDSYKLDFSTTNPFPQNGQFTLEYSSIYFGFSYNFGSGKNRERDRKYRENNETESSGGIL is encoded by the coding sequence ATGAAGAAACGAATCGCGTTTTTGCTTCTTTTTTGTTCTTTAACTATTTTCTCACAAAAAAATAACACCAAATTAGGTGTTGGAATTTTAAGTGGTAAAATATTAGACAGCAAAACAAAACAGCCCTTACCTTATGTAAATATTATTTGCAAAAACTTAAAACAAGAAATTATTTCTGGTGGAATTTCCAATAAAAAAGGAGAATTCATTATAAAAAAATTACCTTTAGACTCTTTATTTATCGGCATTCAATTTATTGGCTACAAATCAATTGAAAAGAAAATAAAGCTATCTAAAGAAAGTAGTATTTTTAATTTAAATACTATTTTTTTAGAAGAAGATACTACGCTATTAAAAGAAATAGAAGTTGTTTCTGAAACCTCTTCTATGATTCAAAAAATTGACAGGAAAGTATTTAATGTTGGTAAAGATTTGGCTTCTGCAGGAACAAATTCTTTACAAATGTTAGAGAACATTCCTTCTGTGCAAGTAGATTACCAATCTGGTAACATCAATTTAAGAGGTAACCAAAATGTGCGAGTTTTAATCGATGGAAAACCTTCCAATTTACCTGCTGCACAACTTTTAAAGCAACTCCCTTCTTCTGCAGTAAAAAGTGTAGAAATTATTACAAATCCGTCTGCGAAATATTCTCCTGAAGGAATGAGTGGAATTATAAACTTTGTGCTTAAAAAAAATGTAACTACTGGCTTTAATGGTAGTTTTTCTGCAGGTATAGAGCACAGTATAAACACAAGACCTACAGCTTCTTTAGATTTAAATTACAGATCTGGAAAGTTTAATTTTTACGGAAGTTACTATTTAGATTGGGGTAATTTTGAGACCTTTTCTAATTTTGAAAGGTTGGATAAAAGCCTAAATCAGGATATAAATTTTTTAGACAATACAACTTCACATTATATAAAATCGGGGGTAGATTATTACATCAACAAAAAAAACACTTTATCTTTTTATATAACCAAAAGCATTGCTGATACTGATTTTTATGTAAACACAAGAACTCTTTTAAATAACAATTTAATTTTTGATGCTAAAAATATTTCAGTATTTCACACCCAAGAAACTGCTTACAATTTAGACTATAAAATCGATTTTAACGACAAAGGCGAAAATTTAGAATTAGAAATTAATTATTCTAAAAATACGAATCCGCAAGAAGATACTAATAGAGAATTTATAAATCCGAATTCGAAAGTTTATAACTATACAAATGCTATCAAAAATAATAATGATATTTTTTTAGTGAATTTAGATTATACAAAACCTATTAAAAATGGAACGTTAGAATTAGGTTTAGAGACAAGAATCCAAAATGCTTTCAATAAAATAATTACCAATCAAGAAGTTGAAACGAATGGAAATCCGCCAACAAAACCTAGAGGAAACTCGAATTTTACTTACGATAGAGATTTATATTCTGCATATATAAATATGAATAAAGAGTATGAAAAATTAAGTTTTCAAGCAGGTTTAAGGTTTGAGCAATTTAAAGTCGATGGTTTATTTTCGAATACAACACAAACAAATTTAGAACCTTATTCAGATGAGATTTTCAGTATTTATCCTTCTGCTTTTGTTACTTATGCTTCATCAGATAAACATCAATTTCAAATTGGGTATAGTAGAAGAGTAGATAGACCAGGAATAGACCAAATTACCCCAATTCAAGAATGGAATACACCACTATCTATTTCTGTTGGAAATAGAAATTTAAAACCACAATTTACCAATTCCTTCGAATTTAATTATACTAATTCTTTCAAAAAAGGGTATTTTACAATGGGCACTTTTTATAGAGAAACGAAAGACATTATTGGAAGAATTTTCGATATCGACAATACAAATGTAGACAGGCAATTGCTATCGTATACAAATTACAACACCTCTAAAAGCTATGGTTTTGAATTTGCTTCGAGCATAAGAATGACAAATTGGTGGATGTTAAGACCTAGTTTTAACAGCTATATTCAAGAAAACCAAGGTTTGGTAAATAGCAATTTTATTCAGGTAGAAAACGTATTAACAACTGCAAGAATTAGCAATAGCTTTAAAGCGAGTAAAAAATTACGTTTCCAACTTTCTAGCTCTTATAGAGGAACCTATAAAAACGTGCTGGTAAAAGTAAAACCTTATCTTTTGGTAAATGCCTCTGCTAGGTATTCTATTTTAAAAGGGAAAGGTTCTCTTTCTTTAAGAGCAACCGATATTTTCGACAGTTATAAATTAGATTTTTCTACCACAAATCCATTTCCACAAAATGGACAATTTACTTTGGAGTATAGTTCTATTTATTTTGGTTTTTCATATAATTTCGGAAGTGGAAAAAACCGAGAACGAGATCGAAAATATAGAGAAAATAACGAAACTGAAAGCAGTGGTGGTATTTTATAG
- a CDS encoding outer membrane beta-barrel family protein, protein MKNLLVLVLFISSITLQAQLPKNKLLKPGTITGKVVDNASKEPLPYVNIVVRDFAKKILTGGITNENGFFNIKDIPEGNSLVEIQFIGYKTYSTKIKISNKNNKVDLGTISLSEDSAQLNEIVVRAETSQVVQKVDRKVINVGKDLTATGTTASELLNNVQSVSVDSQSGNISLRGNDNVRVLVDGKPTNISAAQLLKQIPSTSIKSIELITNPSAKYNPEGMSGIINIILNKNANMGFNGSVDTGITAGHYVRYNASTNMNYKTGKVNFFGNYGYNGGNNYNYGFVNRPTVNRLQDFIFKNDNQSHLIKAGADIYLDKKNTLSFYTTQNWFNGDGNGRTLVTENGTVVSNAPNIQLKNNQTGAYNVNYKREFDKEGHNLEFEATYSNTRAPEDAENKDVTKNPNDADFKVLNFFNDITNKSNNTLLNVDYTNPVSEKGKLELGLEYREDNTSNINLTNQDEIVFDNQGNATIQPLGNSDFDYGRKIYSAYANYGHQFGKVTMQLGARFEQFKAKGNFNRDGNPSENVKQDIFSVYPSAFFTFNPSDKNQFQVSYSRRVDRPGISQVNPIREWSTPLITSIGNANLLPQFTNSFEVNYTRQIKNGSVTFGTFYRAINDNISRVTYKDPNDPSNVKQVLSWTNFEDTSAYGLEFSLNYKIANWWRVNSSMDFYSQKQFGTVDLVNTAAQRIKVTNEIFNARVSNSFKVSKRLNIQLFAMYRGPQEDIQWKTKNMWMVNTGASLQVLDGKGSINFRVNDIFRGMKFAFNSENPFVQNGRFNWESQTAYIGFNYRFGSGKNKAKQRRKRDDNIKEGGAGF, encoded by the coding sequence ATGAAAAATTTACTAGTTCTTGTCTTGTTTATTTCCTCAATTACTTTACAAGCCCAATTACCAAAAAACAAGCTATTAAAACCAGGAACTATTACAGGAAAAGTGGTAGACAATGCTTCCAAAGAACCTTTACCATATGTAAATATTGTTGTAAGAGATTTTGCAAAAAAAATACTTACTGGTGGTATTACCAACGAAAACGGGTTTTTCAACATCAAAGACATTCCTGAGGGAAATAGCTTGGTGGAAATTCAATTTATTGGTTACAAAACATATTCAACAAAAATAAAGATTTCTAATAAGAATAATAAAGTCGATTTAGGAACCATCTCACTATCTGAAGATAGTGCTCAATTAAATGAAATTGTAGTAAGAGCAGAAACTTCGCAAGTTGTGCAAAAAGTAGATAGAAAAGTAATTAATGTTGGTAAAGATTTAACTGCAACAGGAACTACTGCTTCCGAGCTTTTAAACAACGTACAATCTGTAAGTGTAGATAGCCAATCAGGAAATATAAGTTTGCGAGGAAATGATAATGTTCGTGTTTTAGTGGACGGAAAACCAACAAATATTTCTGCAGCGCAATTATTAAAACAAATTCCTTCAACCTCTATTAAAAGTATCGAATTAATTACAAATCCTTCAGCAAAATACAATCCAGAGGGAATGAGTGGTATTATAAATATTATCTTAAATAAGAACGCAAATATGGGTTTTAATGGCTCTGTAGATACTGGAATTACTGCAGGACATTATGTGCGCTACAACGCTTCTACCAATATGAATTATAAAACCGGAAAAGTTAATTTCTTTGGAAATTATGGCTATAATGGAGGTAATAATTACAATTATGGTTTTGTAAACAGACCAACTGTAAATAGATTACAAGATTTTATTTTTAAGAACGACAATCAATCTCATTTGATAAAAGCGGGCGCAGATATTTATTTAGATAAGAAAAATACACTTTCTTTTTACACCACCCAAAATTGGTTTAATGGCGATGGAAATGGAAGAACTTTAGTTACAGAAAACGGAACCGTTGTTTCCAATGCTCCAAACATTCAGCTAAAAAATAACCAAACTGGAGCCTACAATGTAAATTACAAGAGAGAGTTTGATAAAGAAGGGCATAATTTAGAATTTGAAGCTACCTATTCTAACACGAGAGCTCCTGAAGATGCAGAAAATAAAGATGTAACTAAAAACCCGAACGACGCAGATTTTAAAGTTTTAAATTTCTTTAACGACATTACAAATAAGAGTAATAACACCTTGTTAAACGTAGATTATACAAACCCTGTTTCAGAAAAAGGAAAATTAGAATTAGGCTTGGAATATAGAGAAGACAATACCTCGAATATAAATCTTACCAACCAAGATGAAATTGTTTTCGATAATCAAGGAAATGCTACAATTCAACCTTTAGGAAATTCTGATTTCGATTATGGTAGAAAAATATATTCTGCGTATGCAAATTACGGGCATCAATTTGGAAAAGTAACCATGCAATTAGGTGCGCGTTTCGAACAATTTAAAGCAAAAGGAAATTTTAATCGAGATGGAAATCCATCAGAAAATGTAAAACAAGATATTTTTAGTGTATATCCTTCCGCATTTTTTACTTTTAATCCTTCTGATAAAAACCAGTTTCAAGTAAGTTATAGTAGAAGAGTCGATAGACCTGGAATTTCGCAAGTAAACCCAATAAGAGAATGGAGTACACCTTTAATTACTTCTATTGGAAACGCCAATCTTTTACCACAATTTACAAATTCTTTTGAAGTAAATTACACCCGACAAATTAAAAACGGGTCTGTAACTTTCGGAACTTTTTATAGAGCAATTAACGATAATATTTCTCGTGTAACCTATAAAGATCCTAACGATCCATCAAACGTAAAACAGGTTTTATCTTGGACAAATTTCGAAGACACCAGTGCTTACGGATTGGAATTTTCGTTAAATTATAAAATTGCAAATTGGTGGAGAGTAAATTCTAGTATGGATTTCTATTCGCAAAAACAATTTGGAACTGTAGATTTAGTAAACACAGCTGCTCAAAGAATAAAAGTTACCAACGAAATTTTTAATGCTAGAGTAAGCAATAGCTTTAAAGTTTCTAAAAGGTTAAACATACAATTATTTGCAATGTACAGAGGCCCACAAGAAGATATTCAATGGAAAACAAAAAACATGTGGATGGTAAATACAGGCGCAAGCTTACAAGTTTTAGATGGAAAAGGAAGTATTAATTTTAGAGTAAATGATATTTTTAGAGGAATGAAATTTGCTTTTAATTCTGAAAATCCTTTTGTACAAAATGGGCGATTTAACTGGGAAAGCCAAACTGCTTACATTGGTTTTAATTACAGATTTGGTAGTGGAAAAAATAAAGCGAAACAAAGAAGAAAACGTGATGACAATATTAAAGAAGGTGGAGCTGGTTTTTAA
- a CDS encoding CoA-binding protein, with protein sequence MKKKTLVLGASLKENRYSNIAIKRLRGKEIPVVAIGLRVGVVADVTIATEKVDFKEIDTVTLYLNPTRQVAYYNYIISLKPKRVIFNPGTENMDFIKLLKENNIESEIACTLVLLSTNQY encoded by the coding sequence ATGAAAAAGAAAACCTTAGTTTTAGGAGCTTCGCTAAAAGAAAACAGATATTCGAATATTGCCATTAAAAGATTAAGAGGTAAAGAAATTCCAGTAGTTGCAATCGGTTTACGAGTTGGAGTAGTGGCAGATGTAACAATTGCAACAGAAAAAGTGGATTTTAAAGAGATTGATACTGTTACTTTATATTTAAACCCAACAAGACAAGTAGCGTATTACAATTATATAATTAGTTTAAAACCAAAAAGAGTAATTTTTAATCCAGGGACAGAAAACATGGATTTTATAAAATTATTAAAAGAAAATAATATTGAAAGTGAAATTGCTTGTACACTGGTTTTATTGAGTACAAACCAGTATTAA